In Streptomyces chartreusis, the following proteins share a genomic window:
- a CDS encoding ABC transporter substrate-binding protein yields MRWTRAAGRGLLVAALIGAGYAGYTATGAESRQNDGRGPMTLVTGGDLTAYLDGVLKGWNRAHPQEKVTLVELPEAADEVRAQMSTSLRSGSDRYDVLNIDVAWNSEFAAEGWISPLNADRFPIKTFLPPVVDTATFDGHLYALPYVTNAGLFYYRKDILDKEGEKPPHTWAELERLAKTLAPKYGLDGYAGQFLPYEGLTVNAAEAVQSQGGSILVDEGKRVTVDSPAARRALEFLADGVREGWIPKEALTYKEEESRKAFQEGRLLFLRNWPYVHALANGADSEVAGKFGVVPLLGTRDHAAGILGGSNLAINANSRHRASANDLLAYLTSDRVQRQVLADGGLPPVRADLYSDPALIRQYPYLPTLRKAVLAAKPRPKSPRYDQVNLVIQAVVHDVMAQRETPESAIARLNRELEAIARP; encoded by the coding sequence ATGCGGTGGACCCGTGCCGCGGGCAGGGGGCTACTGGTGGCTGCCCTGATCGGCGCCGGTTACGCCGGCTACACGGCCACCGGGGCGGAATCTCGGCAGAACGACGGCAGAGGCCCGATGACGCTGGTCACCGGCGGGGACCTGACCGCATACCTGGACGGGGTCCTGAAGGGTTGGAACCGGGCCCACCCCCAGGAGAAAGTCACCCTCGTCGAACTGCCCGAGGCCGCCGACGAGGTCCGGGCGCAGATGTCCACCAGCCTCCGCTCCGGCAGCGACCGCTACGACGTCCTCAACATCGACGTGGCATGGAACTCGGAATTCGCCGCCGAGGGCTGGATCTCTCCCCTCAATGCCGACCGCTTCCCCATCAAGACCTTCCTCCCTCCCGTCGTGGACACCGCGACCTTCGACGGGCATCTGTACGCATTGCCGTACGTGACCAACGCCGGTCTGTTCTATTACCGCAAGGACATCCTGGATAAAGAGGGGGAGAAGCCACCGCATACCTGGGCCGAGCTGGAACGCCTCGCCAAGACACTGGCACCGAAATACGGGCTGGACGGATATGCAGGGCAATTCCTGCCCTACGAAGGCCTGACCGTGAACGCCGCCGAAGCAGTGCAGTCCCAAGGCGGTTCCATCCTGGTCGACGAAGGAAAGCGGGTGACGGTGGACTCGCCAGCTGCTCGCCGGGCCCTGGAGTTCCTTGCCGACGGAGTGCGAGAGGGCTGGATCCCCAAGGAGGCACTCACATATAAGGAAGAGGAATCCCGCAAAGCCTTCCAGGAAGGCCGACTGCTCTTCCTTCGCAACTGGCCCTACGTACACGCACTGGCCAATGGCGCGGATTCCGAGGTCGCCGGCAAGTTCGGCGTGGTGCCACTGCTCGGTACGCGGGACCACGCAGCGGGGATCCTGGGCGGCTCCAATCTCGCGATCAACGCGAACTCCCGTCACCGTGCCTCGGCGAATGACCTCCTGGCGTACCTGACCAGCGACCGGGTCCAACGGCAGGTCCTGGCCGACGGCGGCCTGCCTCCCGTGCGGGCCGACCTCTACAGTGACCCGGCGCTCATTCGGCAGTACCCCTATCTGCCCACCCTGCGCAAGGCCGTGCTTGCCGCGAAGCCGCGGCCCAAGTCCCCGCGCTACGACCAGGTGAATCTCGTGATTCAGGCCGTTGTCCACGACGTCATGGCCCAGCGGGAGACACCGGAGAGCGCCATCGCCCGGCTGAATCGGGAACTCGAGGCCATTGCCCGCCCTTGA
- a CDS encoding PadR family transcriptional regulator, translating into MRLALLALLANGPAHGYQLKRALEDLLGAAYPQPNIGQIYVTLGRLEKSGLIEGEDVAQETRPNKRTYQLTPAGREAVVAWFEEPTDEPRVRGDFFMKIALAPESGVVDQIALINKQRRHFLNAMRDLSKLAAAEDQENRVAQLLIDGAVLHLQADLDWLERCQEELE; encoded by the coding sequence TTGCGTCTGGCTCTGCTGGCCCTCCTGGCCAATGGACCGGCCCACGGCTACCAGCTCAAGCGGGCGCTGGAGGACCTGCTCGGCGCGGCATATCCACAGCCGAATATCGGGCAGATCTATGTGACCTTGGGCAGGCTGGAGAAGTCAGGTCTCATCGAGGGTGAGGACGTCGCTCAGGAGACCCGTCCGAACAAACGGACCTACCAGCTGACTCCGGCAGGGCGTGAGGCGGTGGTCGCGTGGTTCGAGGAGCCCACCGACGAACCCCGGGTGCGGGGTGATTTCTTCATGAAGATTGCCTTGGCCCCGGAATCAGGCGTGGTCGATCAGATCGCGTTGATCAACAAGCAGCGCCGCCACTTCCTGAACGCCATGCGTGATCTGTCGAAGCTGGCTGCGGCCGAGGACCAGGAGAACCGGGTGGCGCAGCTGCTGATCGACGGCGCCGTGCTGCACCTTCAGGCGGACCTCGACTGGTTGGAGCGTTGTCAGGAGGAGCTGGAATGA
- a CDS encoding ABC transporter permease, which produces MRAMVRWVRADLRGHRGEAFFLLLATAGIIVSLLLAGALLSYAANPWQRIFTQSSGAHVWIQTKAGADAGVLGRLDGVQAVSGPFLTAPATAGVAGSTAAVQVRAVGAEPPGVARPLVTAGHWLPPGAVDEAVLESSLARTLWVEPGDEVSVRVKDEAAHSLRIAGVADIAEPQYEPGEVPGVVWVSSTTFRLMAPNAPHEQVIGLRLTDPQDTDYVIQRAVTELGSDQISGISTWQDARAKAQGGDRLLGLLLGVFGVGALLAAALAGAGAVGTRILSSLRDISVLKAVGFTPAQVIRMFLVEYLALAVLGIVAGALLTEFLGDRLPGRAGEAVQLWQALPGHVWVPTGVVAGAIVLITATIASAAWRAGRVPPVPVARAAVPSSRRMSGTVRRALGLHLPPALVLGWRGAFQFPLRACAAVGRLAVPLLLITIALGTWTTLDRFENDPQDVGIVAALTARGDGIDDTSLRRLLTADPAVAGVYPGADVAALVPGQTGTITLRGLGTTGAPYPFAVAEGRAPDGPDEAIAGQGLLDLLGAKVGDWVRMTVGGSPQVLHIVGRGIEPEDSGRVISTSLNTLQEDAPALRPDFYALVLEPGADPSAVRDRIGEDAGGRLDIRESANPVGELTSVQPVIAGLVAVLALIGLAELSTTIAAGVRDRRRDLLALKAIGLTPRQIVSIIVAGTGFIALAAAVVGTCLGVLASQWLINLQGASSGIGSGIAQPPPVITLVVLAAAAVIGAVAVSVLPAVRAVRHRLADTLSDTM; this is translated from the coding sequence ATGCGCGCCATGGTGCGCTGGGTACGGGCCGATCTCCGCGGGCACCGCGGAGAGGCCTTCTTCCTGCTGCTGGCGACCGCCGGGATCATCGTCTCCCTGCTGCTCGCCGGGGCCCTTCTCAGTTACGCGGCCAACCCGTGGCAGCGGATCTTCACCCAGTCCTCCGGCGCTCACGTATGGATTCAGACCAAGGCCGGCGCCGACGCCGGGGTCCTCGGCCGGCTCGACGGGGTGCAGGCCGTGTCGGGGCCGTTCCTCACCGCACCCGCGACCGCCGGTGTGGCCGGGAGCACGGCAGCGGTACAGGTGCGAGCCGTCGGCGCCGAGCCACCGGGGGTGGCCCGGCCGCTGGTCACGGCCGGCCACTGGCTGCCTCCCGGCGCTGTGGACGAGGCCGTGCTGGAGAGTTCGTTGGCTCGCACCCTCTGGGTCGAGCCCGGGGACGAGGTGAGCGTGCGCGTCAAGGACGAAGCCGCACACTCACTGCGTATCGCCGGTGTCGCCGACATCGCCGAGCCGCAGTACGAGCCGGGCGAGGTGCCCGGAGTGGTGTGGGTGTCCTCGACCACGTTTCGCCTGATGGCACCGAACGCTCCGCACGAGCAGGTCATCGGGCTACGGCTCACGGATCCCCAGGACACCGACTACGTGATCCAGCGCGCCGTCACGGAGCTCGGCTCCGACCAGATCTCCGGCATCTCCACCTGGCAGGACGCGCGGGCCAAGGCGCAGGGGGGCGACCGGCTCCTCGGACTGCTGCTGGGCGTTTTCGGCGTGGGCGCACTGCTGGCGGCAGCGCTTGCCGGGGCGGGCGCGGTCGGCACCAGAATCCTCAGCTCGCTCCGGGACATCTCCGTGCTGAAGGCGGTCGGTTTCACTCCGGCGCAGGTGATCCGGATGTTTCTGGTCGAGTACCTGGCTCTGGCCGTGCTGGGCATCGTCGCCGGTGCGCTGCTGACCGAATTCCTCGGAGATCGTCTGCCCGGCCGTGCCGGGGAGGCCGTGCAGCTGTGGCAGGCGCTCCCCGGGCATGTCTGGGTGCCCACCGGTGTCGTCGCCGGGGCCATCGTCCTGATCACCGCGACGATCGCGTCGGCGGCCTGGCGGGCGGGCCGCGTACCGCCGGTTCCGGTGGCCCGGGCCGCGGTCCCCTCCAGTCGGCGGATGTCCGGGACCGTACGGCGCGCGCTCGGCCTTCACCTGCCGCCCGCCCTTGTGCTCGGCTGGCGCGGCGCCTTCCAGTTCCCCCTTCGCGCATGTGCGGCGGTGGGGCGTCTGGCCGTCCCCCTCTTGCTCATCACGATCGCGCTCGGCACCTGGACGACGCTCGACCGGTTCGAGAACGACCCCCAGGACGTCGGGATCGTCGCCGCGCTGACGGCCCGCGGCGACGGTATCGACGACACATCGCTACGGCGTCTGCTCACCGCGGATCCTGCGGTGGCAGGCGTCTATCCGGGCGCCGACGTCGCGGCGCTGGTACCGGGGCAGACCGGCACGATCACACTTCGGGGCCTGGGCACCACGGGTGCTCCCTACCCGTTCGCCGTGGCCGAGGGCCGGGCGCCCGACGGCCCGGACGAGGCCATCGCCGGGCAGGGGCTGCTCGACCTCCTCGGTGCGAAGGTCGGGGACTGGGTCCGTATGACTGTCGGGGGCAGCCCTCAGGTCCTGCACATCGTCGGTCGCGGCATCGAGCCCGAGGACAGTGGACGGGTCATCTCCACCTCCCTGAACACGTTGCAGGAAGATGCTCCCGCACTCCGGCCGGACTTCTACGCCCTCGTCCTCGAGCCGGGCGCCGACCCCTCGGCCGTCAGGGACCGGATCGGGGAGGACGCGGGCGGACGGTTGGACATCCGCGAGAGCGCGAACCCGGTCGGCGAGCTCACTTCCGTGCAGCCGGTGATCGCCGGCCTGGTCGCGGTGCTGGCGCTGATCGGCCTCGCGGAGCTGTCGACGACCATCGCCGCCGGGGTGCGGGACCGTCGCCGTGACCTCCTGGCGCTCAAGGCCATCGGGCTGACGCCGCGGCAGATCGTCTCGATCATCGTGGCCGGTACCGGCTTTATCGCCTTGGCTGCCGCGGTGGTCGGCACATGCCTGGGAGTGCTGGCTTCCCAGTGGCTCATCAATCTGCAAGGGGCTTCCAGCGGCATCGGCTCGGGCATCGCTCAGCCACC
- a CDS encoding PP2C family protein-serine/threonine phosphatase, producing the protein MWPAASGGVPERDLAVPTRLAALRTTLARIGTTLDEGRTCAELTREAVRQVGGTAAVLWVGGEAMARYEAVKGDPSLLPGVPWALAAAREASALEGAASAVPYASAGRARPALCVPLATDGHPYGGLVCARERAPFTSAEAELLGLLAERAASHIRHAREHERVSGVVGNLQRALLAEPGRPHPNLDVATRYLPIGQSALVGGDWCETVRLHFGRTLLVVGDVMGHGLEAAVDMTAYRSSLRYIASADLPPHRVLRQLDDTASAEADRRPATCLIARVDPNRGQVTLASAGHLPPAVIDAQGRTSLLPVPVGPPLGTGLGGYEPATYRLDPTQTLVLFTDGLVEHRGEDIDDSLDRLAGVAFAATAGVEDVIDTVLARLDARHAEDDVAVLAAQLHDRVPGADGPGT; encoded by the coding sequence TTGTGGCCCGCCGCGTCCGGCGGCGTACCCGAGCGGGACCTGGCCGTGCCCACCCGGCTCGCCGCGCTGCGCACCACCCTGGCCAGGATCGGCACCACGCTGGACGAGGGCAGGACCTGCGCGGAGCTGACCCGCGAGGCGGTCCGGCAGGTCGGCGGCACGGCTGCCGTGCTGTGGGTCGGCGGCGAGGCCATGGCCCGGTACGAGGCCGTCAAAGGCGACCCTTCGCTGCTGCCCGGTGTCCCGTGGGCCCTGGCCGCGGCGCGGGAGGCGAGCGCCCTGGAGGGGGCCGCGTCCGCGGTCCCGTACGCCTCCGCCGGCCGGGCCCGACCCGCGCTCTGCGTTCCCCTGGCCACCGACGGACACCCTTACGGCGGGCTGGTCTGCGCCCGCGAGCGGGCACCCTTCACCTCTGCCGAGGCCGAGCTCCTCGGCCTGCTCGCCGAACGCGCCGCCTCCCACATCCGGCACGCCCGCGAGCACGAGCGGGTCAGCGGCGTCGTCGGCAACCTCCAGCGCGCCCTGCTCGCCGAGCCCGGCCGTCCGCACCCGAACCTGGACGTCGCCACCCGCTACCTGCCCATCGGGCAGAGCGCCCTGGTCGGCGGTGACTGGTGCGAGACCGTCCGGCTGCACTTCGGGCGGACGCTGCTCGTCGTCGGCGACGTCATGGGGCACGGCCTGGAGGCTGCCGTGGACATGACGGCCTACCGCTCCTCGCTGCGCTACATCGCCTCCGCCGACCTGCCCCCGCACCGCGTGCTGCGCCAGCTCGACGACACCGCCAGCGCCGAGGCCGACCGCCGGCCGGCCACCTGTCTGATCGCCCGCGTCGACCCCAACCGGGGCCAGGTCACCCTGGCCAGCGCCGGGCACCTGCCCCCGGCGGTGATCGACGCGCAGGGCCGTACGTCACTGCTGCCGGTGCCGGTCGGGCCGCCGCTGGGCACCGGCCTCGGCGGCTACGAGCCGGCCACCTACCGGCTGGACCCGACCCAGACGCTGGTGCTCTTCACCGACGGCCTCGTCGAGCACCGGGGAGAGGACATCGACGACTCCCTGGACCGGCTGGCCGGCGTCGCCTTCGCGGCCACCGCGGGCGTCGAGGACGTCATCGACACGGTGCTCGCCCGGCTCGACGCCCGGCACGCCGAGGACGACGTCGCCGTACTCGCCGCCCAGCTGCACGACCGCGTCCCGGGCGCCGACGGTCCGGGCACCTGA
- a CDS encoding ABC transporter ATP-binding protein, producing the protein MKRQSPSGSGGTDSAADRKQATETEPLLRAENLVKTHQGVGTAVKAVRGVDLSVGRGEFVAITGPSGAGKSTLLHLLGGLDRPDEGRIWIEGRRTDTYSEARWALLRRRSIGIVFQFFNLVSQLTVADNVELPALLAGYRPSQARKARAELLSDLGLEGKENSTPGELSGGEQQRVALARALVNHPALLLADEPGGSLDSKGTREVLRLLSRFHGRGQTIVLVSHDARMASAADRVISLFDGRITDDATLSREGPRPGGVSGTLDIGG; encoded by the coding sequence ATGAAGCGCCAGTCGCCTTCCGGGTCCGGCGGGACCGACTCTGCCGCCGACAGGAAGCAAGCCACTGAAACCGAGCCGCTCCTGCGCGCCGAGAACCTGGTCAAGACCCACCAGGGTGTGGGGACCGCCGTCAAGGCCGTGCGCGGAGTGGACCTGAGTGTCGGGCGCGGTGAGTTCGTGGCCATCACCGGCCCTTCCGGTGCCGGTAAATCCACGCTGCTCCATCTCCTCGGCGGTCTCGACCGTCCCGACGAGGGCCGGATCTGGATCGAGGGGCGGCGGACCGACACCTACAGCGAGGCCCGCTGGGCCCTGCTGCGCCGCCGTAGCATCGGGATCGTCTTCCAGTTCTTCAATCTCGTTTCCCAATTGACCGTGGCCGACAACGTCGAGCTGCCGGCGCTGCTGGCCGGGTACAGGCCTTCGCAGGCTCGGAAGGCACGCGCGGAGCTGCTGTCCGACCTCGGCCTCGAAGGCAAGGAGAACAGCACTCCTGGTGAGCTGTCCGGTGGTGAACAACAACGCGTCGCCCTCGCTCGCGCCCTGGTCAACCATCCGGCTCTGCTGCTCGCCGACGAACCGGGCGGCAGCCTCGACAGCAAGGGCACCCGGGAGGTGCTACGGCTCCTCTCCCGCTTCCACGGGCGGGGTCAGACCATCGTGCTCGTCTCCCACGACGCCCGGATGGCGAGCGCCGCCGACCGGGTCATCAGCCTCTTCGACGGCCGGATCACCGACGACGCCACGCTGAGCCGTGAGGGACCGCGGCCCGGTGGAGTCTCCGGCACGCTGGACATCGGGGGCTGA